In Bacillus sp. FJAT-45037, the following are encoded in one genomic region:
- the dnaN gene encoding DNA polymerase III subunit beta: protein MHFTIQRDRFVHDVQHATKAISSRTTIPILTGIKIVAGNEGVTLTGSDSDISIEIFIPKEDSDNEIVTIEEQGSIVLSARFFAEIVKKLPGETIEVIVQDQFATTIRSGSSVFNLNGLDPEEYPRLPQLEEERLFRLPQDMLKNMIRQTVFAVSTQETRPVLTGVNLEIEGDELVCTATDSHRLAMRKATIERNDDKLSFSNVVIPGKSLNELNKILDDTNELIDVVVTENQILFKLKNLLFFSRLLEGKYPVTKNMIPTQSKTSFTLKAKPFLQTLERALLLSREGKNNVINLKTLEEGLIEITSIQPEVGKVTESIQSEEMQGENMRISFNGKNIIDALKVADSDEINIVFTGAMSPFLIRPTDHDHYLHLFSPVRTY from the coding sequence ATGCATTTTACTATTCAACGTGACCGCTTTGTTCATGATGTTCAACATGCAACGAAAGCTATTTCTTCCCGTACAACTATTCCAATTTTGACTGGAATTAAAATTGTTGCTGGTAATGAAGGTGTTACTCTTACTGGTAGTGACTCTGATATTTCAATTGAAATATTCATTCCTAAAGAAGACAGCGACAATGAAATAGTGACGATTGAAGAACAAGGCAGCATCGTTCTTTCTGCTCGATTCTTTGCAGAGATTGTTAAGAAATTACCAGGTGAAACCATTGAAGTCATTGTTCAAGACCAATTTGCGACAACTATTCGTTCAGGATCTTCTGTCTTTAATTTAAATGGTTTAGATCCAGAAGAGTATCCGCGTCTCCCGCAATTAGAAGAAGAACGTCTTTTCCGTTTGCCGCAAGACATGCTTAAAAATATGATTCGCCAAACGGTCTTTGCGGTGTCCACTCAGGAAACACGTCCGGTGTTGACAGGTGTAAACCTAGAGATCGAAGGAGATGAGTTAGTCTGTACTGCTACAGATAGTCATCGTTTAGCAATGCGTAAAGCAACAATTGAACGTAACGACGACAAACTTTCGTTTTCAAATGTTGTTATTCCTGGAAAATCATTAAATGAGCTAAATAAAATTCTTGATGACACCAATGAACTAATCGATGTCGTTGTCACCGAGAATCAAATTTTATTTAAATTAAAAAACCTATTATTCTTTTCTCGTTTACTTGAAGGTAAATATCCAGTAACCAAAAACATGATTCCTACTCAATCCAAAACGTCATTTACATTAAAGGCCAAGCCCTTCCTGCAAACATTAGAAAGAGCATTGCTTCTTTCGCGTGAAGGGAAGAATAATGTCATTAATCTTAAAACGCTTGAAGAAGGGTTGATTGAAATTACGTCTATTCAACCTGAAGTAGGAAAAGTGACCGAAAGTATTCAAAGCGAAGAGATGCAAGGGGAGAATATGCGTATTTCGTTTAATGGGAAAAATATTATTGATGCGCTAAAAGTTGCAGACAGTGATGAAATTAACATTGTCTTTACCGGGGCAATGAGCCCATTTCTCATTCGTCCTACTGACCATGACCATTATCTACACTTATTCTCACCGGTTCGCACATACTAG
- a CDS encoding YaaC family protein: protein MLNNANNELIPFYSAAYTRSFLTCCYEQSAIEQPKTKGFQTCYSFIYHLKHGQLYIEQAHQSPMDIKPMLLFYGLVQFLKTLILTKDPTYPANSQVLSHGVTTRKRKKSGFTFLSDEIKIQKHGLFPHFLCQMFHMKHLDKDKFLMDQLLKQLPNMASLFTTFDYPKYLVKGSYKPHCIEFPSTLLDSYHMTSNRFEQYIQYSTQPWSKKGASIAETNQTLMIPISNKPLQTNSFFPFVHNDKSTPFLFLHRGEHAHLPEILIHYLLLYNLSMICRYETEWWGEVLHTFDGHDLPFITRYIDLASKRIPDLIVQMLTKNQIS, encoded by the coding sequence TTGTTAAACAATGCTAATAATGAACTTATTCCATTCTATTCGGCAGCGTATACACGCTCTTTTTTAACGTGTTGTTACGAACAGTCTGCTATTGAGCAACCAAAAACAAAAGGCTTTCAGACTTGTTACTCTTTCATCTATCATCTAAAGCATGGTCAATTATATATTGAGCAAGCGCATCAATCACCCATGGACATTAAACCTATGCTTTTATTTTATGGCCTTGTTCAGTTTTTAAAAACATTAATTTTAACAAAAGATCCAACTTATCCAGCTAACTCTCAAGTGTTATCCCATGGTGTAACGACAAGAAAAAGAAAAAAATCTGGATTTACATTTTTAAGTGATGAAATAAAAATACAAAAACATGGTTTATTTCCCCACTTTCTTTGCCAGATGTTTCACATGAAACATTTAGACAAGGATAAGTTTTTAATGGATCAGCTATTAAAACAATTACCTAACATGGCTTCTCTTTTTACGACGTTTGACTACCCTAAGTACTTAGTAAAAGGATCCTATAAACCCCACTGCATTGAATTTCCCTCTACTCTTTTAGACAGTTACCATATGACTTCTAATCGATTTGAACAGTATATACAATATTCTACGCAGCCTTGGTCAAAGAAAGGAGCATCAATTGCTGAAACCAATCAGACATTAATGATTCCCATCTCAAATAAGCCACTCCAAACAAATTCATTTTTTCCTTTTGTCCACAATGATAAGTCTACTCCCTTTCTTTTTTTACATCGTGGCGAACATGCTCACCTACCTGAAATACTTATTCATTATCTACTGCTTTACAATCTTAGTATGATCTGTAGATACGAAACAGAGTGGTGGGGCGAAGTTCTTCACACCTTTGACGGACACGATCTACCGTTCATTACGCGCTACATTGACCTTGCTTCAAAACGAATACCCGATTTAATTGTTCAGATGCTAACAAAGAATCAAATAAGCTAA
- the remB gene encoding extracellular matrix regulator RemB, with protein sequence MFIHLGGDIIIRSKEIIAILDRDVEDMSMVTKTYLEKENELKRCTVISEDYIKSIVITDEAIYFSPVSSLTLNKRAQAVSEIDLVTVNEG encoded by the coding sequence ATGTTTATTCATTTAGGCGGAGATATCATCATCCGCTCGAAAGAAATTATTGCTATTCTTGATCGTGATGTAGAGGATATGTCGATGGTAACAAAGACATATCTAGAAAAAGAAAATGAGCTTAAAAGATGCACCGTGATATCTGAGGATTATATTAAGTCGATTGTTATAACCGATGAAGCGATATATTTCTCACCTGTATCCTCATTAACGCTTAATAAACGTGCTCAAGCTGTTTCTGAAATCGATCTAGTCACAGTGAATGAGGGTTAA
- a CDS encoding HD-GYP domain-containing protein, with translation MKVKPSQLIEGCIVSTPVIGMTDAAIIEENTVIKQEHIYVIRSFQIPFVEVESVLSNGQRFTPKEVIEEKVEITLEINQGKSFSETYKDTVEQYKKLFLQWQAGTKVEMIRVRECLTPLLELAIQGPKELLTIQNYNKEGDYIYHHAVSVGALSAFMAKKLNYSKQSWVQVGLSGALADIGMAKIPLKLLNKKVALNQLEFAEVKKHPIYSYNMLKDVKGVSDDILLGVLQHHERIDQSGYPLQTNKEKIHSFSQLIAVADVYHAMTSDRIYRRKQSPYYVLGKLTEGQFDKFNPKVIQVFCESIASLLIGSNVRLNNGDQAKIVYFDHTRSNSSVVELLETGEMIAITSNHPVTIEEYIS, from the coding sequence TTGAAAGTCAAACCGAGTCAATTAATTGAAGGTTGTATTGTATCAACTCCAGTTATAGGGATGACAGATGCAGCAATTATTGAAGAGAATACTGTTATCAAGCAGGAACATATATATGTTATTCGATCATTCCAAATACCATTTGTCGAAGTGGAGTCGGTGCTTAGTAACGGACAAAGGTTTACACCGAAAGAAGTTATTGAAGAAAAGGTAGAAATAACGCTAGAGATAAATCAAGGTAAAAGTTTTAGTGAAACTTATAAAGACACCGTTGAGCAATATAAGAAACTGTTTCTGCAGTGGCAAGCGGGCACGAAAGTAGAGATGATTCGCGTTAGAGAATGTTTGACACCTTTATTAGAGTTAGCCATTCAAGGACCTAAAGAATTGCTAACCATTCAAAACTATAATAAAGAGGGAGATTATATCTATCATCATGCTGTTTCAGTTGGCGCATTATCGGCTTTTATGGCAAAAAAATTAAATTACTCAAAGCAAAGTTGGGTTCAGGTCGGACTAAGCGGTGCTCTTGCAGATATTGGAATGGCTAAAATTCCACTTAAGTTGTTAAATAAAAAGGTTGCATTGAATCAATTAGAGTTTGCAGAGGTTAAAAAGCACCCTATCTATAGTTATAATATGCTCAAAGATGTAAAAGGGGTATCTGATGATATTCTATTAGGTGTTCTTCAGCACCATGAAAGGATTGACCAGAGTGGCTACCCTTTACAAACAAATAAAGAAAAAATTCATTCGTTTAGTCAGTTAATTGCTGTAGCTGATGTCTATCATGCAATGACATCAGATCGTATATATAGAAGGAAGCAATCACCATATTATGTTCTTGGAAAATTAACAGAGGGTCAGTTTGATAAATTTAACCCTAAGGTCATTCAAGTTTTTTGCGAGAGTATCGCTAGTTTGTTAATTGGTAGTAACGTGCGTTTGAATAACGGGGACCAAGCTAAAATCGTTTACTTTGACCATACTAGAAGTAATAGCTCAGTGGTGGAACTGTTAGAAACCGGAGAAATGATTGCTATCACTAGCAATCATCCAGTAACAATTGAAGAATATATCTCATGA
- the gyrA gene encoding DNA gyrase subunit A, whose product MAEQFQSKVKEINISQEMKTSFMDYAMSVIVSRALPDARDGLKPVHRRILFAMNELGMTSEKAYKKSARIVGEVIGKYHPHGDSAVYETMVRMAQDFSYRYMLIDGHGNFGSVDGDSAAAMRYTEARMSKVSMELIRDINKDTIDYQDNYDGSEREPVVLPARFPNLLINGASGIAVGMATNIPPHQLGEVIDGVLALSENPDISIPELMEYIPGPDFPTGAEILGRSGIRKAYQTGRGSITLRAQTEIEDYKGKQRILVSQLPYQVNKAKLIEKIAELVRDKKIDGITDLRDESDRNGMRIVIELRRDANANVLLNNLYKQTALQTSFGINLLALVDGQPKVLTLKECLEHYLSHQVVVIRRRTAFELRKAEARAHILEGLRIALDHLDEVIKLIRSSQTTEIARNGLMEQFELSYEQSQAILDMRLQRLTGLERDKIENEYEDLVARIAELKSILANDERVLEIIRTELAEVKEKFNDERRTILSMSEDHLEDEDLIPRQNVVITLTHHGYIKRMPISTYRSQRRGGKGIQGMGTNDDDFMQHLFTTNSHHTILFFTNKGKVYRLKGYEIPELGRTAKGIPIINLLQIEQDETISTVIPIEEFNDDEYLFFLTKHGIAKRTQLSSFANIRRGGLFAITLRGEDELHGVRLTDGDREMIIGTKDGMSIRFHETDVRLMGRTAGGVKGISLSGDDHVVGMDILEDNHQVLIVTENGYGKRTPIEEYRVQNRGGKGIKTCNITEKNGPLVSLKIVSDDHDIMIITASGIIIRMHVEGISTTGRNTQGVTLIRVKEGEEVATVARVDIEDEELDDHEELDHEALDTEEVVQDEDIEQENPQEDDEPEETE is encoded by the coding sequence ATGGCTGAACAATTCCAATCAAAAGTAAAAGAAATAAATATTAGCCAAGAAATGAAAACATCGTTTATGGATTACGCAATGAGTGTCATCGTCAGTCGTGCATTACCAGACGCACGAGATGGGTTAAAGCCAGTTCATCGTCGTATCTTATTTGCAATGAACGAGCTTGGAATGACTTCTGAAAAAGCCTACAAAAAATCAGCACGTATCGTTGGTGAAGTTATTGGTAAGTACCACCCTCATGGTGACTCTGCTGTGTATGAAACAATGGTAAGGATGGCTCAAGATTTTAGCTATCGCTATATGCTGATTGATGGACATGGTAACTTTGGTTCGGTTGACGGAGATTCAGCTGCTGCCATGCGTTATACAGAAGCGCGAATGTCTAAGGTTTCAATGGAACTGATTAGAGACATCAATAAAGATACAATTGATTACCAAGATAACTATGACGGATCCGAACGTGAACCGGTCGTTCTTCCGGCTAGATTTCCTAACTTACTTATAAACGGTGCTTCTGGTATTGCTGTAGGAATGGCGACCAACATCCCACCTCACCAACTTGGTGAAGTGATTGATGGTGTTTTAGCCTTATCTGAGAATCCTGACATCAGTATCCCTGAATTAATGGAATATATACCAGGACCAGATTTCCCTACAGGTGCAGAAATTTTAGGACGTTCAGGTATTCGTAAAGCGTATCAAACGGGGCGTGGTTCTATTACATTACGTGCTCAAACCGAGATTGAAGATTATAAAGGGAAGCAACGTATTCTTGTATCTCAACTTCCTTATCAAGTAAACAAAGCAAAGCTCATTGAAAAGATTGCGGAGCTCGTACGTGATAAGAAGATTGACGGAATTACAGACTTACGTGATGAATCTGATCGTAACGGTATGCGTATTGTTATTGAGTTAAGACGTGACGCTAATGCGAATGTTTTATTAAATAATCTATATAAGCAAACAGCACTTCAAACGAGCTTTGGTATCAACTTACTAGCATTAGTAGATGGACAACCTAAAGTTCTAACACTAAAAGAATGTTTAGAGCATTACTTAAGTCATCAAGTCGTTGTTATCCGTCGTCGTACGGCTTTTGAATTACGGAAAGCAGAAGCTCGTGCTCATATTCTTGAAGGGTTACGCATTGCACTCGATCATCTTGATGAGGTCATCAAATTAATTCGCAGTTCACAAACGACTGAAATAGCTCGTAATGGATTAATGGAGCAGTTTGAACTGAGCTACGAACAATCTCAAGCAATACTTGATATGCGTTTGCAACGTTTAACAGGTTTAGAGCGTGATAAGATCGAAAATGAGTACGAGGATTTGGTGGCTCGTATTGCTGAGTTAAAGTCAATTCTTGCAAATGACGAGAGAGTTCTCGAAATCATCCGCACAGAACTTGCTGAAGTGAAAGAGAAATTTAATGATGAGCGTCGTACAATCCTCTCTATGAGTGAAGATCATCTTGAAGATGAGGATCTGATTCCACGTCAAAACGTTGTAATTACGTTAACGCATCATGGTTACATTAAACGAATGCCAATTTCGACCTATCGTAGTCAACGACGCGGAGGAAAAGGGATCCAAGGAATGGGTACGAATGATGATGATTTCATGCAACATCTATTTACAACAAATTCTCATCATACGATTCTTTTCTTCACGAACAAAGGAAAAGTATATCGCTTAAAAGGGTATGAAATTCCTGAGTTAGGACGAACGGCAAAAGGAATACCAATTATTAACTTATTGCAAATTGAACAAGATGAGACAATTAGTACCGTTATTCCAATCGAAGAATTTAATGATGACGAATATTTATTCTTCTTAACAAAACACGGAATTGCTAAACGTACACAGCTATCTTCATTTGCTAACATTCGTCGTGGTGGTCTTTTCGCGATTACGTTACGCGGTGAGGATGAACTACATGGGGTACGTTTAACTGACGGAGACCGTGAAATGATTATTGGTACGAAAGATGGAATGTCTATTCGTTTCCATGAAACAGACGTACGTCTTATGGGTCGTACAGCTGGCGGAGTAAAAGGGATCTCGTTATCTGGCGATGATCATGTCGTAGGTATGGATATTCTAGAAGATAATCATCAAGTTTTAATTGTTACTGAGAACGGGTATGGTAAGAGAACACCTATTGAAGAATATCGTGTGCAAAACCGTGGAGGTAAAGGAATTAAAACATGTAATATCACAGAGAAGAATGGTCCGCTTGTCTCTTTAAAAATTGTATCTGATGATCATGACATTATGATTATCACAGCAAGTGGAATTATTATTCGTATGCACGTTGAGGGAATTTCAACGACCGGACGTAATACACAAGGAGTTACTTTAATCCGCGTAAAAGAAGGAGAAGAAGTAGCAACTGTAGCCCGTGTTGATATTGAAGATGAAGAACTAGATGACCATGAAGAACTAGACCATGAAGCTTTAGACACTGAGGAAGTAGTTCAAGACGAAGACATTGAACAAGAAAACCCTCAAGAAGATGATGAGCCTGAGGAGACTGAATAA
- the recF gene encoding DNA replication/repair protein RecF (All proteins in this family for which functions are known are DNA-binding proteins that assist the filamentation of RecA onto DNA for the initiation of recombination or recombinational repair.) has product MYIKSLHIRQFRNYDKVDLIFDEKMNVFIGENAQGKTNAIEAIYVLALAKSHRTSKDKELIGWDEEFARLHGQVLRTSGSVELDVVISTKGKKVKLNGLEQRKLSEYVGAVNVVMFAPEDLNLVKGSPQLRRRFIDMELGQISPIYLHHLGLHNKVLQQRNFLLKDLQIGKGSKEMLDILTEQLVELAVQITKRRFVFLGQLQKWAEGIHRDISRGKEQLKIQYKPSVDVLEEMDLPKMKEVFFNTYESKKQREIARGVTLFGPQRDDLLFFVNDRDVQTYGSQGQQRTTALAVKLAEIELIHAEIGEYPILLLDDVLSELDDYRQSHLLHTIQQRVQTFVTTTSISGVNHEALNGAAIFQVDQGTITNDV; this is encoded by the coding sequence ATGTATATTAAGTCACTACACATTCGCCAATTTCGCAATTACGATAAAGTAGACCTTATCTTTGATGAAAAGATGAACGTCTTTATCGGTGAAAATGCGCAAGGCAAAACAAATGCTATTGAGGCCATTTATGTGTTGGCTCTTGCAAAATCCCATCGGACATCCAAAGACAAGGAACTAATTGGTTGGGATGAGGAGTTTGCTAGGCTTCATGGCCAAGTTTTAAGAACGTCTGGTTCTGTTGAGTTGGATGTAGTTATTTCAACCAAAGGAAAAAAGGTAAAACTAAATGGCTTAGAGCAACGCAAACTTAGTGAATATGTCGGAGCAGTGAATGTCGTCATGTTTGCCCCAGAGGATTTAAATCTAGTCAAAGGTAGTCCACAATTGCGTAGAAGGTTTATTGATATGGAGCTAGGCCAGATTAGTCCAATCTATTTGCACCATTTAGGCCTACATAATAAAGTTTTGCAACAACGTAATTTTTTATTGAAAGATCTACAAATAGGCAAAGGTTCAAAAGAGATGCTAGATATTTTGACGGAGCAATTAGTGGAACTAGCCGTACAAATTACCAAACGGCGTTTTGTCTTTTTAGGTCAACTGCAAAAATGGGCCGAAGGGATCCATCGTGATATCAGTCGTGGCAAAGAACAATTAAAAATCCAATACAAACCTTCTGTTGATGTATTAGAAGAGATGGACTTGCCGAAAATGAAGGAAGTATTCTTCAATACGTACGAATCGAAAAAACAACGCGAGATTGCCCGCGGGGTAACATTATTTGGACCACAACGAGATGATCTTCTCTTTTTCGTGAACGACCGCGACGTACAAACATACGGTTCTCAAGGTCAACAACGAACAACAGCATTAGCAGTTAAGTTAGCTGAAATAGAATTGATTCATGCTGAGATTGGGGAATACCCAATTTTATTACTAGATGATGTTCTATCTGAGTTAGATGATTATAGACAGTCTCACTTACTCCACACAATCCAGCAGCGTGTTCAAACCTTTGTAACGACAACATCTATTAGTGGAGTCAACCATGAAGCGTTAAACGGGGCAGCGATTTTTCAAGTGGACCAAGGTACGATCACTAATGATGTATAA
- the gyrB gene encoding DNA topoisomerase (ATP-hydrolyzing) subunit B, with amino-acid sequence MTNEQHSEQQSYDESQIQVLEGLEAVRKRPGMYIGSTSSRGLHHLVWEIVDNSIDEAMAGHCDTIQVTIEEDNSILVEDNGRGIPVGIHEKMGRPAVEVIMTVLHAGGKFGGGGYKVSGGLHGVGASVVNALSTKLEVEVHREGQVYYQEYQRGVPQKDLAVVGETEKRGTTIRFKPDNLIFTETTEYEFDILATRLRELAFLNKGLTISIEDKRVEGKESTYYYEGGIASFVEHLNRAKEVLHDEPIHIESEKDGLTVEVAVQYNDGYVSNIYSFANNISTHEGGTHESGFKTGLTRVINDYARKNSLFKENDPNLTGEDVREGLTAIISVKLPDPQFEGQTKTKLGNSEARTVTDSLFSEAFARFMIEHPQVGKKIVEKGLMASRAREAAKKARELTRRKSALEVSSLPGKLADCSSKDATISEIYIVEGDSAGGSAKQGRDRHFQAILPLRGKIINVEKARLDKILANNEIRAIITALGTGIADEFNIEKARYHKIIIMTDADVDGAHIRTLILTFFYRYMKPLIEKGYIYIAQPPLYKVTQGKELQYAYNEKELDLIMEQYTERSKVGIQRYKGLGEMNPTQLWETTMSPEFRTLLQVTLEDAMKADEIFEILMGDRVEPRRDFIQENAHYVKNLDI; translated from the coding sequence GTGACGAATGAACAGCATTCTGAACAACAATCATATGATGAAAGTCAAATACAAGTCCTAGAAGGTCTTGAAGCCGTAAGGAAACGTCCTGGAATGTATATTGGATCAACAAGTTCGCGTGGTCTTCACCACTTAGTATGGGAAATTGTTGATAACAGTATTGATGAAGCAATGGCAGGTCACTGCGATACCATTCAAGTAACGATTGAGGAAGATAACAGTATTTTAGTTGAAGATAATGGTCGTGGTATTCCAGTTGGGATTCATGAAAAAATGGGACGTCCTGCAGTTGAGGTCATCATGACTGTGTTGCACGCTGGTGGTAAATTTGGTGGCGGCGGATATAAAGTATCAGGTGGACTTCATGGTGTAGGTGCATCTGTTGTAAATGCTCTATCTACGAAATTAGAAGTTGAAGTACATCGTGAAGGACAAGTTTACTATCAAGAATATCAACGAGGTGTTCCTCAAAAAGATTTAGCTGTTGTCGGTGAAACAGAAAAACGTGGAACGACCATTCGCTTCAAACCAGATAATTTGATATTTACTGAGACGACAGAATACGAATTTGATATTTTGGCTACTCGATTACGAGAGTTAGCGTTTTTAAATAAAGGCCTAACAATCTCGATTGAGGACAAGCGTGTAGAAGGAAAGGAATCTACATATTATTACGAAGGCGGGATTGCCTCTTTTGTAGAGCATTTAAACCGTGCCAAAGAAGTCCTTCACGATGAGCCGATTCATATTGAAAGTGAAAAAGACGGCTTAACCGTAGAAGTTGCGGTTCAATATAATGATGGGTACGTAAGCAATATTTACTCATTTGCAAATAATATTAGTACGCATGAAGGTGGCACACATGAGTCTGGTTTTAAAACAGGCTTAACGCGTGTTATTAATGATTACGCTCGAAAAAACAGTCTATTTAAAGAGAATGATCCAAACTTAACAGGTGAAGATGTTCGTGAAGGGTTAACGGCCATTATCTCTGTCAAATTACCGGATCCACAATTCGAGGGTCAAACAAAAACAAAGCTCGGAAACAGTGAAGCTCGTACAGTAACTGATTCATTATTTAGTGAAGCATTTGCTAGGTTTATGATTGAGCATCCTCAAGTTGGTAAGAAAATTGTTGAAAAAGGGTTAATGGCTTCACGAGCGAGAGAAGCTGCGAAGAAGGCTCGTGAATTAACACGACGTAAAAGTGCACTAGAAGTAAGTTCGTTACCTGGTAAATTAGCTGATTGTTCATCGAAGGATGCTACAATTAGTGAGATTTATATTGTTGAGGGTGATTCAGCAGGTGGATCAGCCAAGCAAGGCCGTGATCGTCATTTCCAAGCAATCCTACCACTACGTGGAAAGATTATTAATGTTGAAAAAGCAAGATTAGATAAGATTCTCGCCAACAACGAAATTCGTGCAATCATTACAGCGCTCGGAACTGGTATTGCTGACGAATTTAACATCGAAAAGGCACGTTATCATAAGATTATTATCATGACAGATGCCGATGTTGATGGGGCTCACATTCGAACATTGATCTTAACGTTCTTCTATCGTTATATGAAACCGTTAATTGAAAAAGGATATATCTACATTGCGCAACCGCCACTTTATAAAGTTACTCAAGGTAAAGAGTTGCAGTATGCATACAATGAAAAGGAATTAGATCTTATTATGGAACAATATACAGAGCGAAGTAAGGTTGGAATTCAACGGTATAAGGGTCTAGGAGAGATGAACCCAACTCAACTTTGGGAAACGACAATGTCACCAGAGTTTCGTACTTTGTTGCAAGTAACATTAGAGGATGCAATGAAAGCAGATGAGATATTTGAAATTCTAATGGGAGATCGTGTAGAACCAAGACGTGATTTCATCCAAGAAAATGCTCATTATGTGAAGAATCTCGATATTTAG
- the dnaA gene encoding chromosomal replication initiator protein DnaA, with product MENIHDLWDQALAEMEKKVSKPSYETWLKSTKANDIQNDVITVTAPNEFARDWLEEHYAGLTSDTIEQLTGARLVPKFVIPQNEFEDDFLVEAPKKKKVVTENNNSTNGTKTMLNDKYTFDTFVIGSGNRFAHAASLAVAEAPAKAYNPLFIYGGVGLGKTHLMHAIGHYVMDHNPNAKVVYLSSEKFTNEFINSIRDNRAVNFRNKYRNVDVLLIDDIQFLAGKEQTQEEFFHTFNALHEESKQIVISSDRPPKEIPTLEDRLRSRFEWGLITDITPPDLETRIAILRKKAKAENLDIPNEVMLYIANQIDTNIRELEGALIRVVAYSSLINQDMNADLAAEALKDIIPNSKPKILTITDIQKIVGEHYHVKLEDFKAKKRTKSVAYPRQIAMYLSREMTDASLPKIGSEFGGRDHTTVIHAHEKISRMLATDQELQQQVQEIMEQLRS from the coding sequence TTGGAGAACATACACGATTTATGGGACCAAGCGTTAGCTGAAATGGAGAAGAAAGTAAGTAAACCTAGCTATGAGACGTGGCTCAAATCAACAAAAGCAAATGACATTCAAAATGATGTAATTACGGTTACAGCTCCGAATGAGTTTGCTCGTGATTGGCTAGAAGAACATTACGCAGGACTTACATCCGATACCATTGAGCAGTTAACTGGTGCACGACTTGTTCCGAAGTTTGTCATCCCTCAAAATGAATTTGAGGATGATTTTTTAGTTGAAGCACCTAAAAAGAAAAAAGTTGTAACTGAAAACAATAATAGTACAAACGGTACAAAAACAATGCTTAATGACAAGTACACATTTGATACATTTGTTATTGGGTCCGGAAACCGCTTTGCACATGCAGCATCTCTCGCTGTAGCTGAAGCGCCTGCCAAAGCGTACAATCCTTTATTTATTTATGGAGGCGTAGGACTTGGAAAAACCCATTTAATGCACGCGATTGGTCACTATGTTATGGACCACAACCCAAATGCAAAAGTAGTTTATCTTTCCTCTGAAAAGTTCACAAATGAATTCATTAATTCGATTCGTGACAATAGAGCTGTTAACTTTCGCAATAAGTACCGTAATGTTGACGTTCTTCTTATTGATGATATTCAGTTTTTAGCAGGAAAAGAACAAACTCAAGAGGAATTTTTCCACACGTTTAATGCGTTACATGAGGAATCCAAACAGATCGTCATCTCTAGTGATCGACCACCAAAAGAAATTCCGACATTAGAAGATCGTCTACGTTCTCGCTTTGAATGGGGATTAATAACTGACATTACTCCTCCTGACTTAGAAACGCGAATAGCCATATTAAGAAAGAAAGCCAAAGCAGAAAATCTTGATATTCCAAATGAGGTTATGCTTTATATCGCAAACCAAATTGATACAAATATTCGCGAGTTAGAAGGTGCACTAATTAGGGTCGTTGCTTACTCATCACTCATTAACCAGGATATGAATGCTGATTTAGCAGCAGAAGCTCTAAAAGATATTATTCCAAACTCAAAACCTAAAATTTTAACCATCACCGACATTCAAAAAATAGTAGGTGAACATTATCACGTGAAGCTAGAAGACTTTAAAGCAAAAAAACGTACAAAGTCTGTTGCTTACCCGCGTCAAATCGCTATGTATTTGTCACGTGAAATGACCGATGCCTCACTCCCTAAGATCGGTAGTGAATTTGGTGGTCGCGACCATACGACAGTCATTCATGCACATGAGAAAATTTCGAGAATGCTTGCAACCGATCAAGAACTCCAACAACAAGTCCAAGAAATTATGGAGCAACTTCGCTCTTAA
- the yaaA gene encoding S4 domain-containing protein YaaA, whose translation MERLSITTEYITLGQLLKEVGAIDTGGMAKWYLSEHIVYVNDELENRRGKKLYVGDRVKLAHETLIEIVQA comes from the coding sequence ATGGAAAGACTATCAATTACAACCGAGTATATAACGTTAGGTCAGCTGTTAAAGGAAGTTGGAGCGATTGATACAGGCGGAATGGCTAAGTGGTACTTAAGTGAACACATCGTCTACGTAAATGATGAGTTAGAGAATCGTCGTGGTAAAAAGCTTTATGTGGGGGATCGGGTGAAGTTAGCCCATGAAACATTGATTGAAATTGTCCAAGCATAA